Proteins encoded together in one Chitinophaga sp. LS1 window:
- a CDS encoding M48 family metallopeptidase, translating to MQKKFLFIGVSVAMMMSCAKVPITGRKQLNLIPESTMQSMALTEYQTFLTENKTVTTAGNKDADMVKRVGARISAAVTQYMTQNNMGNEVAGYKWEFNLVDNKEVNAWCMPGGKVVVYTGLLPVTQNETSLACVMGHEIAHAIARHGNERMSQQLVSQGIEIAGSVALNKNPQAQNIFLQSFGVGGNLGLLAFSRQNELEADHLGVIFMAMAGYNPQEAIPFWQRMASASASGSKPMELMSTHPSDERRIAQLQSLMPEAMKYYKPVK from the coding sequence ATGCAAAAAAAATTCCTGTTTATTGGAGTAAGTGTAGCAATGATGATGAGCTGTGCGAAAGTGCCTATCACTGGTCGCAAGCAATTGAACCTCATTCCTGAAAGCACCATGCAGTCCATGGCGCTGACAGAGTATCAGACATTTCTGACAGAAAACAAAACTGTCACCACTGCCGGCAACAAAGATGCTGACATGGTTAAACGGGTAGGTGCACGTATCAGTGCAGCTGTAACCCAGTACATGACCCAGAATAATATGGGGAATGAAGTAGCTGGTTATAAATGGGAATTCAACCTGGTGGATAATAAAGAGGTGAATGCATGGTGTATGCCAGGTGGAAAGGTAGTGGTGTATACTGGCCTGCTGCCGGTTACACAGAACGAAACTTCACTGGCGTGTGTAATGGGCCACGAAATTGCGCATGCGATTGCAAGGCATGGTAATGAGCGTATGAGCCAGCAATTAGTTTCTCAGGGTATTGAGATCGCAGGTTCTGTGGCTTTGAATAAGAATCCACAGGCACAGAATATCTTCTTACAGTCTTTTGGTGTAGGTGGTAATTTAGGGTTGCTGGCGTTTTCAAGACAGAATGAGCTGGAAGCAGATCATTTAGGGGTGATATTTATGGCCATGGCGGGGTATAATCCGCAGGAGGCGATTCCTTTTTGGCAGCGGATGGCGAGTGCTAGTGCGAGTGGTAGCAAGCCAATGGAGTTGATGAGTACACACCCGAGTGATGAGCGAAGGATTGCACAGTTGCAAAGTCTGATGCCAGAGGCGATGAAGTACTACAAACCAGTTAAGTAA
- the plsY gene encoding glycerol-3-phosphate 1-O-acyltransferase PlsY encodes MTELLLLFCAYLIGSIPTAVWVSKGVFGMDIREYGSGNAGATNTFRVLGPKAGSFVMLVDMVKGVLAVRLALLVGYYQNPEHLTQLVNLQIGLGLAAVVGHIFPIWASFRGGKGIATLFGLVLAIQPLVAICCVAVFLLILFLTRYVSLSSIIASIAFPILILFIFNEPETFYRIFAIAVALMVVLTHQKNIFRLLNGNESKVPLFRHRDRK; translated from the coding sequence ATGACAGAATTATTGTTGCTTTTTTGTGCTTATCTGATCGGGTCCATACCTACCGCAGTATGGGTGAGTAAAGGCGTATTTGGTATGGACATCCGGGAATATGGTAGCGGCAATGCCGGTGCTACAAATACCTTCCGTGTCCTGGGTCCAAAAGCCGGTTCATTTGTGATGCTCGTGGATATGGTAAAAGGAGTATTGGCAGTACGTCTGGCATTATTAGTAGGTTACTATCAGAATCCTGAGCACCTGACTCAGTTGGTCAACTTACAGATAGGTCTGGGGCTGGCAGCTGTAGTAGGACATATCTTCCCTATCTGGGCAAGTTTCCGTGGGGGTAAAGGTATTGCTACCCTGTTTGGATTAGTACTGGCCATTCAGCCACTGGTAGCTATCTGCTGCGTAGCGGTATTCCTGCTGATCCTGTTCCTGACAAGATATGTATCCCTTAGCTCAATCATCGCAAGTATTGCATTCCCGATACTCATACTTTTCATCTTTAATGAGCCTGAGACATTCTATCGCATATTTGCAATTGCTGTCGCACTGATGGTGGTGCTCACCCATCAGAAGAACATCTTCCGCTTACTGAATGGTAACGAAAGCAAAGTGCCTTTGTTCAGGCACAGAGACAGGAAATAA
- a CDS encoding energy transducer TonB, whose amino-acid sequence MRHIIPVLFLYLSTISLNTFAQSPVTDPTGTIYYKTDVPPEFPGGETALADFLTHNIHYPRSAQKNNVQGTVFIQFVVDENGNIIHPISKSPNTDTSLQRESLRVVSIMPQWKPGLVDGKQVAVQFNLPIRYRLEGSGSYSNFSYLGPVVPKTVTPKDSALNKIYYTNPANKPEFPGGDNGLVKYLKKNFQYPQEALESGIEGTVTVLFTINGEGGIENVSTISPKLGGHLEMEAIRLVRSMPKWKPAMENGKGVPAQCNIPIEFSLKEYYSNKRKKVYPMF is encoded by the coding sequence ATGCGACACATCATACCTGTATTATTTCTGTACCTGAGCACAATTTCTCTCAACACCTTTGCACAATCCCCCGTCACAGATCCGACCGGAACGATCTATTACAAAACAGACGTCCCGCCGGAATTTCCAGGTGGCGAAACGGCATTGGCCGATTTCTTAACCCATAATATTCATTACCCCCGCTCTGCACAGAAAAACAATGTACAGGGTACGGTATTTATCCAATTTGTTGTAGATGAAAATGGTAACATCATCCATCCAATCAGTAAAAGTCCGAATACGGATACCTCATTACAGAGAGAAAGCTTAAGAGTAGTCAGTATCATGCCCCAATGGAAACCGGGTCTGGTAGATGGTAAACAGGTAGCTGTACAGTTCAATCTTCCTATCAGATACCGCCTGGAAGGATCAGGATCCTATTCCAACTTTTCTTATCTTGGGCCCGTTGTTCCTAAAACAGTAACGCCAAAAGATTCTGCACTCAATAAGATCTATTATACTAACCCGGCTAATAAACCTGAATTTCCAGGTGGCGATAATGGGTTAGTGAAGTACCTGAAAAAGAACTTCCAATACCCACAGGAAGCACTGGAATCTGGTATAGAAGGCACTGTCACAGTTCTATTTACTATTAATGGCGAAGGAGGGATTGAAAATGTAAGTACGATAAGTCCTAAGCTGGGTGGACATTTGGAAATGGAGGCTATCAGGCTGGTCAGGTCTATGCCTAAGTGGAAACCTGCGATGGAAAATGGGAAAGGTGTTCCGGCGCAATGTAATATTCCAATTGAATTCAGCCTGAAGGAATACTATTCTAATAAGAGGAAGAAAGTATACCCGATGTTTTAA
- the prmA gene encoding 50S ribosomal protein L11 methyltransferase, whose amino-acid sequence MTHTAITITCTNEIKDILIAELSEKGFDGFEEQGATLVAYIPENNFDEGAVKALTTTYGVTYTSERVEQENWNAVWESNFQPVQVDSFCGIRASFHEPFDPAPLHEIVITPKMSFGTGHHATTASMIKLMQGIDFRGKKVFDFGTGTGILAILAAKMGAAVIDAIDIDTWSVENTKENIDNNNALAVKVWQSDTLKNIRNTYHIVLANINRNILLEFMADMRSLLERNGILLLSGILKEDETAILEAARKNGLVLETVLDKDNWLAMKLLARK is encoded by the coding sequence ATGACACATACAGCTATTACCATTACCTGTACCAATGAAATAAAAGATATTCTTATAGCTGAGTTATCTGAAAAAGGGTTCGACGGGTTTGAAGAACAAGGTGCTACACTGGTAGCATATATACCAGAAAACAATTTTGATGAAGGAGCAGTAAAAGCTCTCACGACGACGTACGGCGTAACGTATACGAGCGAAAGGGTAGAACAGGAAAACTGGAACGCCGTATGGGAAAGTAATTTCCAACCTGTACAGGTTGACAGTTTCTGTGGTATCCGGGCATCTTTCCACGAGCCATTTGATCCTGCTCCGCTGCACGAAATCGTTATCACCCCCAAGATGTCTTTTGGCACAGGTCACCATGCAACCACAGCTTCTATGATAAAGTTGATGCAGGGCATTGACTTCCGTGGCAAAAAGGTATTTGACTTTGGTACCGGTACCGGTATTCTTGCTATCCTTGCTGCCAAAATGGGCGCTGCCGTAATTGATGCGATCGATATCGATACATGGTCCGTAGAAAACACGAAAGAGAACATTGATAACAACAATGCGCTCGCAGTCAAGGTATGGCAATCAGATACCCTGAAGAATATCAGGAATACTTATCATATAGTGTTGGCGAACATCAACCGCAATATTTTACTGGAATTTATGGCCGATATGCGCTCTTTACTGGAAAGAAACGGTATTTTATTGCTGAGTGGTATTCTGAAAGAGGATGAAACGGCCATTTTAGAAGCCGCCAGAAAAAATGGTTTAGTCCTGGAAACTGTACTAGATAAGGATAATTGGCTGGCAATGAAATTATTAGCCAGGAAATAA
- a CDS encoding polyribonucleotide nucleotidyltransferase: MNLTPKSVNFDIGDGRIVTLETGKLARQADGAVTVRLGNCILLATVVANKTPKAGQSFFPLTVDYQEKFASAGRIPGSFFKREGKLSDYEVLISRLIDRALRPLFPDNYFCDVQVLVTLVSSDTEVVPDALACLAASAALAVSDVPVQEIISEVRVARIEGQLVINPNRSQLEKADMDFIIGATEKNIMMVEGESKECSEEDIIKAIEFAHDAIRVQVKAQEQLRDLAGVTAKRDYVLPYENEELKAKIIAFAKDPILAVAKSGSGKHERGDAFEKISEELKESLGELPDEDAALVGRYFHDLEKEVIRNMILDESVRLDGRSLDQVRPLNMEVDILPSPHGSALFTRGETQSLTTVTLGTPDDELLIESAATSKYSKFILHYNFPPFSTGEVKPMRGPGRREVGHGNLAMRSLRQMMPGSEYAYTVRVVSDILESNGSSSMATVCAGSLALMDAGVPLPKHVSGVAMGLISRASDGKWAVLTDILGDEDHLGDMDFKVTGTRDGICGIQMDIKVDGLSMDVMRKALEQARKGRLHIIDAMYGCLEGARPEPKPHAPRMEKLIIDREFIGAVIGPGGKVIQEIQRETGTTINIEEVGETGEVSIFSAQKEGLEKALTWIKGIVAVPEIGEVYESTVKSVMPYGAFVEFLPGKQGLLHISEVSWKRLENMEGVLTEGEKVKVKLVGTDPKTGKFKLSRRILMPKPEGYVERPEGDRPERGDRGDRGDRRDGGDRGGRGGDRGGFRNDRGGDRGGDRGGSRGGDRGGFRGDRDGGDRGQRPQQDPPISSQADEPMEPMFDE, translated from the coding sequence ATGAATCTGACACCTAAATCAGTTAATTTCGATATAGGAGATGGCCGCATAGTCACTCTTGAGACTGGTAAGTTAGCCCGCCAGGCTGATGGTGCTGTTACGGTTCGTCTGGGAAATTGTATCCTCTTAGCTACTGTTGTAGCCAACAAAACACCCAAAGCCGGACAGTCATTCTTTCCCCTAACAGTTGATTATCAGGAAAAATTTGCTTCTGCTGGTCGTATCCCAGGTTCTTTCTTCAAGAGAGAAGGGAAATTATCTGACTACGAAGTTTTAATATCACGTTTGATCGACCGCGCACTGCGCCCTTTGTTCCCGGATAATTATTTTTGCGATGTACAGGTATTGGTTACCCTGGTATCTTCCGATACTGAGGTAGTTCCTGATGCGCTGGCATGTCTGGCTGCATCTGCTGCACTCGCAGTATCTGATGTACCTGTACAGGAAATCATTTCTGAAGTAAGAGTTGCCCGCATTGAAGGGCAATTAGTTATAAATCCAAACCGTTCCCAGCTGGAAAAAGCTGACATGGACTTCATCATCGGTGCTACTGAAAAGAACATCATGATGGTGGAAGGTGAGAGCAAGGAATGTAGTGAGGAAGATATTATTAAAGCAATTGAATTCGCTCATGACGCGATCCGTGTTCAGGTGAAAGCGCAGGAACAACTGCGTGACCTGGCTGGCGTAACTGCTAAACGTGATTACGTACTGCCTTATGAAAATGAGGAACTGAAAGCGAAGATCATTGCATTTGCTAAAGACCCTATCCTGGCAGTAGCTAAGTCCGGTTCTGGCAAACATGAGCGTGGTGATGCTTTTGAGAAGATCAGTGAAGAACTGAAAGAATCTCTCGGCGAACTGCCTGATGAAGATGCAGCACTGGTAGGCAGATATTTCCATGACCTCGAAAAAGAGGTAATCCGTAACATGATCCTGGACGAAAGCGTTCGTCTCGATGGCCGTAGCCTCGATCAGGTTCGTCCGCTGAACATGGAAGTTGATATCCTGCCTTCTCCTCACGGTTCTGCCCTGTTTACACGTGGTGAAACACAGTCTCTGACTACTGTTACCCTCGGTACTCCGGATGATGAGCTGCTGATCGAAAGCGCTGCCACTTCCAAGTATTCTAAATTTATCCTCCATTATAACTTCCCTCCGTTCTCTACAGGTGAAGTAAAGCCAATGCGTGGTCCTGGCCGTCGTGAAGTAGGTCATGGTAACCTGGCTATGCGTTCCCTGAGGCAGATGATGCCAGGTAGTGAGTATGCTTACACAGTACGTGTAGTATCCGATATCCTGGAATCAAACGGTTCTTCTTCAATGGCGACTGTTTGTGCTGGTTCCCTGGCGCTGATGGATGCGGGTGTACCTTTGCCTAAACACGTATCTGGTGTGGCAATGGGTTTGATCTCCCGTGCTTCTGATGGCAAATGGGCTGTACTGACAGACATCCTCGGAGATGAAGATCACCTGGGTGATATGGACTTTAAAGTAACTGGTACCCGCGACGGTATCTGTGGTATCCAGATGGATATCAAGGTAGACGGTCTGAGCATGGACGTAATGCGTAAAGCATTGGAACAGGCTCGTAAAGGTCGTCTGCACATCATCGATGCAATGTACGGTTGCCTCGAAGGTGCCCGTCCTGAACCAAAACCACACGCTCCTCGTATGGAGAAACTGATCATCGACCGCGAATTCATTGGTGCTGTGATAGGACCAGGTGGTAAGGTGATTCAGGAGATCCAGCGTGAAACCGGTACCACCATCAACATCGAAGAAGTTGGTGAAACCGGCGAAGTGAGCATCTTCTCTGCACAGAAAGAAGGCCTGGAAAAAGCACTCACATGGATTAAAGGTATCGTTGCGGTGCCAGAGATCGGTGAAGTGTATGAGTCTACTGTAAAATCAGTAATGCCTTACGGTGCTTTCGTTGAATTCCTGCCTGGTAAACAAGGCTTGCTGCATATTTCTGAAGTTTCCTGGAAACGCCTGGAAAATATGGAAGGCGTGCTGACCGAAGGTGAGAAAGTGAAAGTGAAACTGGTAGGTACTGATCCTAAGACCGGCAAATTCAAACTGAGCCGTCGTATCCTGATGCCAAAACCAGAGGGTTATGTAGAAAGACCTGAAGGTGACCGTCCGGAGCGTGGTGATAGAGGTGACCGTGGCGATCGTCGTGATGGCGGTGATCGTGGTGGCAGAGGTGGCGACCGTGGTGGTTTCCGCAATGATCGCGGTGGCGATCGTGGTGGTGACCGCGGTGGAAGCAGAGGCGGCGACCGTGGTGGTTTCCGTGGTGACCGCGATGGCGGTGATCGTGGTCAGCGTCCACAACAGGACCCTCCAATCTCTTCCCAGGCCGATGAGCCAATGGAACCAATGTTTGACGAATAG
- a CDS encoding NIPSNAP family protein, whose amino-acid sequence MKIPQALRNTRYFLNGNNFNVLCLFFFLLPWMTQAHPVPPKKEFYSLLVYHLKDKGQEARLDTYCQQALIPFLHKQGFGKIGVFKPVTNDTTLYILIPSTNLEKLLKWPENALKDAAYLQNGKDYVETAWDQPVYSRMETIVLEAFPEMPQLSAPELKGPDTARIYELRSYEGPTERLYQNKVEMFNKGNEVGIFKRLGFNAVFYASVLSGSKMPNLMYMTSFESRAEREAHWKAFGADAEWKKLIGDTYYAHNVSHQDIILCHATPYSEY is encoded by the coding sequence ATGAAGATTCCACAAGCATTGAGAAACACCCGCTATTTCTTAAACGGAAACAATTTTAATGTGCTTTGCCTGTTCTTTTTTCTCCTGCCCTGGATGACACAGGCACATCCTGTACCACCAAAAAAGGAATTTTATAGTTTGCTGGTATATCATCTGAAAGATAAAGGGCAGGAGGCCAGACTGGACACCTATTGCCAACAGGCACTGATCCCATTTTTACATAAACAGGGATTTGGTAAGATAGGGGTATTTAAGCCTGTAACGAACGATACTACTCTTTATATACTCATACCTTCAACAAATCTGGAAAAGCTGCTGAAATGGCCTGAAAATGCCTTGAAAGATGCTGCATACCTGCAAAACGGAAAGGACTATGTAGAAACGGCCTGGGATCAGCCTGTTTATAGCAGAATGGAAACGATCGTGTTAGAGGCTTTCCCGGAAATGCCTCAGCTATCTGCTCCTGAATTGAAGGGACCTGACACTGCCAGGATCTATGAATTACGCAGTTATGAGGGGCCTACAGAGCGCTTATACCAGAACAAGGTAGAGATGTTCAATAAAGGGAACGAAGTGGGCATATTTAAGCGCTTAGGCTTTAATGCAGTGTTTTATGCCAGTGTACTGAGTGGTAGCAAAATGCCGAACCTGATGTATATGACGAGTTTTGAAAGCAGGGCAGAAAGAGAGGCGCATTGGAAAGCATTTGGTGCCGATGCAGAATGGAAGAAGTTAATAGGGGATACTTATTATGCCCATAATGTATCTCACCAGGATATTATTTTGTGTCATGCCACTCCTTATTCAGAATACTAA
- a CDS encoding BlaI/MecI/CopY family transcriptional regulator: MSGIKTLTKAEEQIMQALWQIGPAFVKDIIETLPEPKPHYNTISTLVKILIDKGFVDFKAYGKSHQYFPLITKEAYSQTTLQQMAKGYFAGSFKNMVSFFVKKNDLSILELESLLEQIKKAEKK; encoded by the coding sequence ATGTCGGGGATAAAAACATTGACCAAAGCAGAAGAACAGATTATGCAGGCCTTGTGGCAGATAGGACCTGCCTTTGTAAAAGACATTATTGAAACCCTTCCTGAGCCAAAACCGCATTATAATACGATCAGTACGCTGGTGAAGATCCTGATTGATAAAGGATTTGTGGATTTTAAGGCGTATGGGAAGTCACATCAGTATTTTCCATTGATTACCAAAGAAGCGTATAGTCAGACTACGCTGCAGCAGATGGCAAAGGGGTACTTTGCAGGTTCTTTTAAAAATATGGTGTCTTTTTTTGTGAAAAAAAACGATCTCAGCATCTTAGAATTAGAATCTCTGCTGGAACAAATCAAAAAAGCTGAAAAGAAATGA
- a CDS encoding hydrogen peroxide-inducible genes activator: protein MTTVQLEYIVAVDTYRSFVVAAEKCFVTQPTLSMQIQKLEDELGVKIFDRSKLPVVPTEIGVEIVEQSRIILKENSRIKEIVSGHKKEVQGNLRVGIIPTLAPYLLPRILTGFMKKYPKVKLEIWEYPTEQIVQQLKLEQLDCGLLATPLENPNLEEQPLFYESFVVYAAKTNPLFEKKIVRPEDIDVREVWLLNEGHCMRNQVLNICRDKFTMGEYKNLEYNTGSVETLKRMVDLNAGYTILPELSLQDLSARQMNMVRFFKSPEPVREISLVMHRFFVKQALIAAFKKEILAHVPEKMKAQKNKKVMDINA from the coding sequence GACACCTACCGCAGTTTTGTCGTCGCCGCCGAGAAATGCTTTGTTACGCAACCTACGTTGAGTATGCAGATTCAGAAGCTGGAAGATGAGTTGGGGGTGAAAATATTCGACAGGAGTAAGCTACCGGTAGTACCTACCGAAATAGGAGTGGAAATAGTCGAGCAATCGCGCATCATACTGAAAGAAAACAGCCGGATCAAAGAGATTGTATCCGGGCATAAAAAAGAAGTACAGGGCAATCTGCGCGTAGGTATTATTCCTACATTGGCGCCTTACCTCCTACCCCGTATCCTCACAGGTTTCATGAAGAAATATCCCAAGGTAAAATTAGAGATATGGGAGTATCCGACAGAACAGATCGTACAGCAATTAAAGCTGGAGCAACTGGATTGTGGGTTACTGGCGACGCCGCTGGAGAATCCGAACCTGGAAGAGCAACCGTTGTTTTATGAATCTTTCGTGGTATATGCGGCGAAGACGAATCCTTTGTTTGAGAAGAAGATTGTGCGGCCGGAGGATATTGATGTGAGGGAGGTGTGGTTGTTGAATGAAGGGCATTGTATGCGGAACCAGGTGTTGAATATATGCAGGGATAAGTTTACGATGGGGGAATATAAGAATCTGGAATATAATACGGGTAGTGTAGAGACATTGAAGAGGATGGTGGATCTGAATGCGGGGTATACGATTTTGCCGGAGCTGTCATTGCAGGATCTGTCTGCAAGGCAGATGAATATGGTGAGGTTTTTTAAGTCGCCGGAGCCGGTGAGAGAGATTAGTTTGGTAATGCATCGGTTCTTTGTAAAACAGGCGTTGATTGCTGCGTTTAAGAAGGAGATACTGGCACATGTGCCGGAGAAGATGAAGGCGCAGAAGAATAAGAAGGTGATGGATATAAATGCATAA
- the rpsO gene encoding 30S ribosomal protein S15: MSYLTVEKKANIFKEFGGSEKNTGSVEAQVALLTERINSISSHLKENKKDFSTHRGLMKMVGQRKRLLSYLSKTNLTGYRALIEKLGLRK, translated from the coding sequence ATGTCTTACTTAACTGTTGAAAAGAAAGCCAATATTTTTAAAGAATTTGGTGGAAGCGAGAAAAATACAGGCTCCGTAGAAGCACAAGTTGCACTGCTGACTGAGCGTATCAACAGCATTTCCAGTCACCTGAAAGAAAACAAAAAGGACTTTTCTACACACCGCGGTTTAATGAAAATGGTAGGTCAGAGAAAGCGTTTGCTCTCTTACCTGTCTAAAACAAACCTCACAGGGTACCGCGCACTGATTGAGAAGTTAGGTCTCAGAAAATAA
- a CDS encoding M56 family metallopeptidase encodes MMLPYIIKVLICSGVLYCYYAIALKNSTLHTWNRVFLLVAPVIALVLPLIQFPFVQQGMMMKMLAVRAYASGPVSASGDSFNVETLLYTLYILVGIFLGGRIVLNWSKLRQLALQGEVKEDSGYRIIRHAAVESPFSFFNQIFLNDRLEEPVLRHELAHVQGYHTIDKLWMEVVCAVCWCNPFFYLMKRELAMVHEFIADKAAASDMQADYAKLLLQTALHTSSLAGVSTFGQSPVKRRITMLLADKTNYIFIKKTFIIPIAIVLLLIMGSQRPTMAVTSPAAMDEVFTFVEHPPAYMGGEEELVKYLSQHIHYPKEAQKAGVKGTVFVQFVVGADGMIHDVKTVGKQHGYGLEEESIRVVKAMPKWEPGSQEGKKVSVMFNLPIRYEVEI; translated from the coding sequence ATGATGCTTCCGTATATCATTAAGGTATTGATCTGCTCAGGGGTGTTGTACTGTTATTATGCAATAGCATTGAAGAATAGTACCCTGCATACATGGAATAGAGTCTTTTTGCTGGTGGCGCCGGTAATTGCATTAGTGCTGCCACTGATACAGTTTCCTTTTGTGCAGCAGGGGATGATGATGAAGATGCTGGCGGTGAGGGCGTATGCTTCCGGGCCTGTTTCAGCATCAGGCGATTCTTTTAATGTAGAGACCTTATTATATACCTTATATATATTGGTAGGCATTTTTTTGGGGGGCCGTATAGTGCTGAACTGGAGCAAACTACGGCAACTGGCTTTGCAGGGAGAAGTAAAAGAGGATTCGGGGTACAGGATTATACGGCATGCTGCTGTGGAGTCACCCTTTTCTTTCTTTAACCAGATCTTTTTGAATGATCGTTTGGAGGAACCTGTATTGCGACACGAACTGGCGCATGTACAGGGATATCATACCATAGATAAATTGTGGATGGAGGTGGTTTGTGCGGTGTGCTGGTGCAATCCTTTCTTTTATTTAATGAAGAGAGAGCTGGCGATGGTCCATGAGTTCATAGCAGATAAGGCAGCTGCTTCGGATATGCAGGCCGACTATGCAAAGCTGCTGTTGCAAACAGCCTTGCACACATCTTCCCTCGCAGGGGTGAGTACATTTGGACAATCGCCGGTGAAGAGAAGGATCACGATGTTGCTTGCAGATAAGACGAATTACATATTTATAAAGAAGACTTTTATTATCCCTATAGCTATTGTTTTATTGCTGATTATGGGTAGTCAGCGACCCACCATGGCAGTAACCAGCCCTGCTGCCATGGATGAGGTGTTTACTTTTGTGGAGCATCCGCCGGCGTATATGGGTGGTGAGGAGGAGCTGGTGAAGTACCTGTCGCAGCATATTCATTATCCGAAGGAGGCGCAGAAAGCAGGTGTGAAGGGAACGGTGTTTGTGCAGTTTGTAGTGGGAGCGGATGGGATGATACATGATGTAAAGACGGTGGGTAAACAGCATGGGTATGGGTTGGAGGAGGAAAGTATCAGGGTGGTGAAGGCGATGCCGAAGTGGGAACCGGGGTCACAGGAGGGGAAGAAGGTGAGTGTGATGTTTAATTTGCCGATCAGGTATGAGGTAGAAATATGA
- a CDS encoding cell division ATP-binding protein FtsE, translating to MSAEQPIIQLSNVNIYQGSSLILSDVNITVNKGEFVYLIGKTGTGKSSLLKTLYGDLALKEGSGQVVGFDLKKMDWKKVPYLRRNLGVVFQDFQLLTDRNVHDNLKFVLRAIGWEDKKRMEEKIDDVLEKVGLTTKGFKMPYELSGGEQQRVDIARAMLNSPKLILADEPTGNLDPETSDGIMQLLFRISREEGAAVVMATHDYILLQKFPSRVLRTENGRVSDHATVNFV from the coding sequence ATGAGCGCAGAACAACCGATTATACAGTTATCAAACGTCAATATATATCAGGGTAGTTCCCTGATCTTGTCAGATGTAAATATTACGGTGAACAAGGGTGAATTTGTATACCTGATAGGAAAGACGGGAACAGGCAAGTCCAGTCTGCTGAAAACCCTGTACGGCGACCTGGCCCTGAAAGAGGGTTCCGGTCAGGTAGTAGGATTTGACCTGAAAAAGATGGACTGGAAAAAGGTACCTTACCTGCGCCGTAACCTGGGAGTGGTATTCCAGGACTTCCAGCTGCTGACGGACAGAAATGTGCATGACAACCTGAAATTTGTGCTGCGTGCCATTGGCTGGGAAGACAAAAAGAGGATGGAAGAAAAGATTGACGACGTGCTGGAAAAGGTGGGTCTGACCACCAAAGGCTTCAAAATGCCCTACGAACTGAGTGGGGGAGAGCAGCAGCGTGTGGATATAGCCCGTGCTATGCTGAACTCACCTAAGCTGATCCTGGCAGATGAGCCTACGGGCAACCTGGATCCAGAAACTTCCGACGGTATTATGCAGTTATTATTCCGTATCAGCCGGGAAGAGGGGGCAGCAGTGGTGATGGCTACGCATGACTATATATTATTACAGAAATTTCCGTCAAGAGTGCTGAGAACGGAGAACGGACGTGTGTCTGACCATGCCACCGTCAACTTTGTATAA